One genomic segment of Salinigranum rubrum includes these proteins:
- a CDS encoding acyl-CoA synthetase: protein MSTQHNLSDYEDVYESFEWGDVYAAADWDAPERLNIAHETVDRHATDRSRVALYYAGTDGERETLTYWELSERSNRVANVLDDLVERGDRVFSYMPRIPEHYVAMVGALKRGAVWGSANERFGPDGISYRLNDCDAKVVFTTAENRETVARALEDVPSVEHVVVVSDDGTGLRRGDVSYHAAVEDASREYDVAETGGEDDALLYYTSGTTGLAKGVLHKHRWVAGVAATQKYSVDLQEGDLYWSTGDLGWLTGPINTLGAWFWGATLFTYEGEFDPETWASLLDEYPITVFFSVPTVFRMLRANEEVLKGASLDLRHALSIGEPLSAGVVEWGRERLGVTVLDTYGQTETGNMVINNYPAMEVRPGSMGKPLPGVTADVVDPETGEPLDAGETGVIAERGDFPCFFAEYWEKPEQTAECFVNDWYLSGDLGYRDEDGYFWFEGRADDVIISSGYRIGPFEVESALGEHPAVAESAVVPKPDEERGNIVKAYVVLTEGHEPSEDLKADIQARVKEDLAAHEYPREIEFVDDLPKTVTGKIRRTELRERDDYSS, encoded by the coding sequence ATGTCCACACAGCACAACCTCTCGGACTACGAGGACGTCTACGAGTCGTTCGAGTGGGGCGACGTGTACGCGGCGGCGGACTGGGACGCGCCCGAACGACTGAACATCGCCCACGAGACGGTCGACCGCCACGCGACCGACCGCTCGCGGGTGGCGCTGTACTACGCCGGGACCGACGGCGAGCGGGAGACGCTCACCTACTGGGAACTCTCGGAGCGGTCGAACCGGGTGGCGAACGTCCTCGACGACCTGGTCGAGCGGGGCGACCGCGTCTTCTCGTACATGCCGCGGATTCCCGAACACTACGTGGCGATGGTCGGGGCGTTAAAACGCGGGGCCGTGTGGGGGAGCGCGAACGAGCGGTTCGGCCCCGACGGCATCTCGTACCGCCTGAACGACTGCGACGCGAAGGTGGTGTTCACCACCGCCGAAAACCGCGAGACGGTCGCCCGGGCGCTCGAAGACGTACCTTCGGTCGAACACGTGGTCGTCGTCAGCGACGACGGGACCGGTCTCAGACGGGGCGACGTCAGTTACCACGCCGCCGTCGAGGACGCGTCTCGGGAGTACGACGTCGCGGAGACCGGCGGCGAGGACGACGCGCTCCTGTACTACACCAGCGGGACGACCGGCCTGGCGAAGGGGGTCCTCCACAAGCACCGCTGGGTGGCCGGCGTCGCCGCGACGCAGAAGTACAGCGTCGACCTCCAGGAGGGGGACCTCTACTGGAGCACGGGCGACCTGGGGTGGCTCACCGGCCCCATCAACACCCTCGGGGCGTGGTTCTGGGGGGCGACGCTCTTCACCTACGAGGGCGAGTTCGACCCCGAGACGTGGGCCTCACTGCTCGACGAGTACCCGATCACGGTGTTCTTCTCGGTGCCGACGGTGTTCCGGATGCTCCGCGCGAACGAGGAAGTCCTGAAGGGCGCGTCGCTCGACCTCCGCCACGCGCTCTCCATCGGCGAACCGCTCAGCGCGGGCGTCGTCGAGTGGGGCCGCGAGCGACTCGGCGTGACCGTCCTCGACACCTACGGGCAGACCGAGACGGGCAACATGGTCATCAACAACTACCCCGCGATGGAGGTCCGTCCCGGAAGCATGGGTAAGCCGCTCCCGGGCGTGACCGCCGACGTGGTCGACCCCGAGACGGGCGAACCGCTCGACGCGGGCGAGACGGGCGTCATCGCCGAGCGCGGCGACTTCCCGTGTTTCTTCGCGGAGTACTGGGAGAAGCCCGAGCAGACCGCGGAGTGTTTCGTCAACGACTGGTATCTCTCGGGCGACCTGGGGTACAGAGACGAGGACGGCTACTTCTGGTTCGAGGGACGCGCCGACGACGTCATCATCTCCTCCGGCTATCGCATCGGTCCGTTCGAGGTCGAGAGCGCGCTCGGCGAACACCCCGCCGTCGCCGAGTCGGCTGTCGTCCCCAAACCGGACGAGGAGCGCGGGAACATCGTGAAGGCGTACGTGGTGCTCACGGAGGGACACGAGCCGAGCGAGGACCTGAAGGCGGACATCCAGGCGCGGGTCAAAGAGGACCTGGCGGCCCACGAGTACCCCCGGGAGATAGAGTTCGTCGACGACCTCCCGAAGACCGTGACGGGGAAGATCCGTCGGACGGAACTCCGTGAGAGAGACGACTACTCCTCGTAG
- a CDS encoding ABC transporter permease, producing the protein MAVETTSEAESAPLLESVDARRFVLGAVGTAGFLLAWQAAALAIGRAYLLPTPLAVASAFLRELTAAETLALGFGVELPATRMVAKLVQSLFHYLPGLVVGSTLGISLGIAMGWNETLDDALTPVTRVLRPIPPLAWIAFAIVWIGINHSGAAFIVGIGAFWINFYNAYSGVEGVPRHLKEVASSLGVDSDLGMVRKVVVPAASPSIMTGIRTSIGQCWMIVVAAELFGAPGVGFQIINAAQNLQMDVSVAYMLVISVVFLASDGLFRRVERRVLEWRA; encoded by the coding sequence ATGGCGGTCGAAACCACGAGCGAGGCGGAGTCCGCACCCCTGCTGGAGAGCGTCGACGCGCGGCGGTTCGTCCTCGGTGCCGTCGGGACGGCCGGCTTCCTCCTCGCGTGGCAGGCGGCGGCGCTCGCCATCGGGCGGGCGTACCTCCTCCCCACCCCGCTGGCCGTCGCGAGCGCGTTCCTGAGGGAGTTGACGGCCGCCGAGACGCTGGCGCTCGGCTTCGGCGTCGAACTGCCCGCGACGCGGATGGTCGCGAAACTCGTCCAGAGCCTCTTTCACTACCTCCCGGGCCTCGTCGTCGGGTCGACGCTCGGCATCTCGCTCGGCATCGCGATGGGGTGGAACGAGACGCTCGACGACGCGCTGACGCCGGTCACCCGCGTCCTCAGACCGATCCCGCCGTTGGCGTGGATCGCGTTCGCCATCGTCTGGATCGGCATCAACCACAGCGGCGCGGCGTTCATCGTCGGCATCGGGGCGTTCTGGATCAACTTCTACAACGCCTACTCCGGCGTCGAGGGCGTCCCACGGCACCTGAAGGAGGTCGCCAGTTCGCTCGGTGTCGACTCCGACCTGGGGATGGTTCGGAAGGTCGTCGTCCCGGCGGCGTCGCCGTCGATCATGACCGGTATCCGGACGAGCATCGGGCAGTGCTGGATGATCGTCGTCGCCGCCGAACTGTTCGGCGCGCCGGGCGTCGGTTTCCAGATCATCAACGCGGCGCAGAACCTCCAGATGGACGTCTCCGTGGCGTACATGCTCGTCATCAGCGTCGTCTTCCTCGCGAGCGACGGGCTCTTCCGACGCGTGGAACGGAGGGTTCTCGAATGGCGCGCCTAG
- a CDS encoding ABC transporter substrate-binding protein has product MSEHTRGDGFGTSRRRFLGAAGATGAAALAGCAGAVTGGGGSGLSELDVAYMPIYPDMQYFVMREEGYFDELSVDVSGKLFSDGPSIVQASAKGDFDVMMFGIVPAMIVMDRGIPSKITAANIRDAMQILATDEFAELWEKHGTEAFSVFEEEKGRKFKFGTFPPGSVPDILLRYWVEEELGLDPEEDVEITALGGAGPVRQALLSEKIDGTSIMEPVPTVIEANDAPFSPIAWAGDFMPGQPAAVTLMHDRLRAENREVATEFVRQHQRATDFALSNPDRAAQHASTVIGEEALPVETAQQAMDSRASAFITNPHEIESGAEIFARYAARLGKTESELSVEDMFDYGVYDSL; this is encoded by the coding sequence ATGTCAGAGCACACGCGCGGTGACGGGTTTGGGACGTCGAGGAGACGGTTCCTCGGTGCGGCCGGAGCGACGGGCGCGGCCGCCCTCGCTGGCTGTGCCGGAGCCGTCACGGGTGGCGGGGGCAGCGGCCTCTCCGAACTCGACGTCGCGTACATGCCCATCTACCCCGACATGCAGTACTTCGTCATGCGGGAGGAGGGGTATTTCGACGAACTCTCCGTCGACGTCTCGGGGAAGCTGTTCTCGGACGGGCCCTCCATCGTGCAGGCCTCGGCGAAGGGCGACTTCGACGTGATGATGTTCGGCATCGTCCCCGCGATGATCGTCATGGACAGGGGAATCCCCTCGAAGATCACCGCGGCGAACATCAGGGACGCGATGCAGATACTCGCGACCGACGAGTTCGCGGAACTGTGGGAAAAGCACGGAACGGAGGCCTTCTCCGTCTTCGAGGAGGAGAAGGGTCGCAAGTTCAAGTTCGGCACCTTCCCGCCGGGGTCGGTGCCCGACATCCTCCTTCGGTACTGGGTCGAGGAGGAACTCGGGCTCGACCCCGAAGAGGACGTCGAGATCACCGCACTCGGCGGTGCTGGACCGGTGCGACAGGCGCTCCTCTCGGAGAAGATCGACGGCACGTCCATCATGGAACCGGTCCCCACCGTCATCGAGGCGAACGACGCGCCCTTCTCGCCCATCGCGTGGGCCGGTGACTTCATGCCGGGCCAGCCCGCGGCGGTGACGCTGATGCACGACCGCCTGCGAGCGGAGAACCGCGAGGTCGCCACGGAGTTCGTCCGCCAGCACCAGCGCGCGACCGACTTCGCGCTGTCGAACCCCGACCGGGCCGCACAGCACGCCTCGACCGTCATCGGCGAGGAGGCGCTCCCGGTGGAGACGGCACAGCAGGCGATGGACTCGCGTGCGTCGGCGTTCATCACGAACCCCCACGAGATCGAATCCGGTGCCGAAATCTTCGCGCGGTACGCCGCCCGTCTCGGCAAGACCGAGTCGGAACTGAGCGTCGAGGACATGTTCGACTACGGCGTCTACGACAGCCTCTGA
- a CDS encoding pyridoxal phosphate-dependent aminotransferase yields MTGFSDRVERISISGIREVFEAAGEDAINLGLGQPDFAAPEHARRAAADAIMAGEADAYTENKGMLSLREAIAEKHARDQGIERSPDDIVVTAGGSEALHIALEAHVDSGEEVIIPDPGFVSYDALTKLADGEPVPVPLREDLTIDPARVEEAITDDTAAFVVNSPGNPTGAVSSEADVREFARIADAYDVLCISDEVYEYTVFDGEHVSPVEYAESDNVVVVNSASKLFSMTGWRVGWVHASSPRIERMVRVHQYVQACASAPAQYAAEAALTGPQELVDEMTDSFKRRRDLLLDGLAEIGIECPTPTGAFYAMPKVPDGFVEACIERGVILVPGEAFGSHGAGYARISYATNVEELEEALDRMAAAYDAVA; encoded by the coding sequence ATGACAGGCTTCTCAGACCGGGTCGAACGCATCTCCATCAGCGGCATCCGCGAAGTGTTCGAGGCCGCGGGCGAAGATGCGATCAACCTCGGCCTCGGCCAACCGGACTTCGCGGCGCCCGAGCACGCGCGGCGGGCGGCCGCCGACGCCATCATGGCCGGCGAGGCGGACGCGTACACCGAGAACAAGGGCATGCTGTCGCTCCGCGAGGCAATCGCCGAGAAACACGCCCGCGACCAGGGTATCGAGCGCTCGCCCGACGACATCGTCGTCACCGCCGGCGGGAGCGAGGCGCTCCACATCGCCCTCGAAGCCCACGTCGACAGCGGCGAGGAGGTCATCATCCCCGACCCCGGCTTCGTCTCGTACGACGCGCTCACGAAACTCGCCGACGGCGAACCCGTTCCCGTTCCCCTCAGGGAAGACCTCACCATCGACCCCGCTCGGGTGGAGGAGGCCATCACCGACGACACCGCCGCGTTCGTCGTCAACTCCCCCGGGAATCCGACGGGTGCCGTGTCGAGCGAGGCGGACGTCCGCGAGTTCGCCCGCATCGCCGACGCATACGACGTGCTCTGTATCTCCGACGAGGTGTACGAGTACACCGTCTTCGACGGCGAGCACGTCTCGCCCGTCGAGTACGCCGAGAGCGACAACGTCGTCGTCGTCAACTCCGCCTCGAAGCTGTTCTCGATGACCGGGTGGCGCGTCGGCTGGGTTCACGCGTCTTCTCCTCGAATCGAGCGGATGGTCCGCGTCCACCAGTACGTCCAGGCGTGTGCCTCCGCGCCCGCACAGTACGCCGCCGAGGCGGCGCTCACCGGCCCGCAGGAACTCGTCGACGAGATGACCGACTCGTTCAAACGGCGGCGCGACCTCCTCCTCGATGGGCTCGCGGAGATCGGTATCGAGTGCCCGACGCCGACCGGCGCGTTCTACGCGATGCCGAAGGTACCCGACGGCTTCGTCGAAGCCTGCATCGAGCGCGGCGTCATCCTCGTGCCCGGCGAGGCGTTCGGTTCGCACGGGGCGGGGTACGCCCGCATCTCCTACGCCACGAACGTCGAGGAACTGGAGGAGGCGCTCGACCGGATGGCGGCGGCGTACGACGCGGTCGCCTGA
- a CDS encoding putative sulfate/molybdate transporter has protein sequence MGRVVSFRGVSDVDLSWNEATGAIGDSVTVLPVVVAVTVLTDLSLSTMLVWFGVFQLVWGLYYGVPVSVEPMKAVAALVIAGSITAGELLVAGLLLGVVLCLAGATGSLTRLGRVVGSPVVRGIQLGVALVLVRTGVDLSVTNPTLAGLACLIAVVLVVGGYWRTSALAVLLAGGMVAASTVGLPSPTVPSVGMAVPVGMSDLTVPALEATLAQLGMTLGNAALATAVLLGDYFDRDVSPDELATSMGVMNLVAVPLGALPMCHGSGGVAGKYAFGARTAGANLLLGVGYLAVAVLAVELVAAYPVSMLGVVLVLVALQLGRTSLEAATDYPLVVAVGLCGLFFDLGLAFVCGIAAYHLLRWRRG, from the coding sequence ATGGGGAGAGTCGTCTCGTTTCGAGGGGTCTCCGACGTGGACCTCTCCTGGAACGAGGCGACGGGGGCGATAGGTGATTCGGTTACGGTGCTCCCGGTCGTCGTCGCCGTCACGGTCCTCACCGACCTGTCGCTGTCGACGATGCTCGTCTGGTTCGGCGTCTTCCAGCTCGTCTGGGGTCTCTACTACGGCGTTCCCGTCTCCGTCGAGCCGATGAAGGCAGTCGCCGCGCTCGTCATCGCCGGGTCGATCACGGCCGGCGAACTCCTCGTCGCCGGCTTACTACTCGGCGTCGTGCTGTGTCTCGCCGGAGCGACAGGGTCGCTCACGCGACTCGGGCGGGTCGTCGGGTCGCCGGTCGTCCGCGGCATCCAACTCGGGGTCGCGCTCGTCCTGGTGCGGACTGGTGTCGACCTGAGCGTCACGAACCCCACGCTGGCGGGTCTCGCCTGTCTGATCGCGGTCGTCCTCGTCGTCGGGGGGTACTGGCGAACGAGCGCGCTCGCCGTGTTGCTCGCCGGTGGCATGGTCGCGGCGAGCACCGTCGGACTGCCGTCGCCGACCGTCCCGTCGGTCGGGATGGCGGTGCCAGTGGGGATGAGCGACCTGACGGTCCCGGCGCTCGAAGCGACGCTCGCGCAACTGGGGATGACGCTCGGCAACGCCGCGCTGGCGACGGCCGTCCTCCTCGGTGACTACTTCGACCGGGACGTCTCGCCGGACGAACTCGCGACGAGCATGGGCGTGATGAACCTCGTCGCCGTCCCGCTCGGCGCGCTTCCGATGTGCCACGGGAGCGGCGGCGTCGCCGGCAAGTACGCCTTCGGCGCGCGGACCGCGGGGGCGAACCTCCTGCTCGGCGTCGGCTACCTCGCCGTGGCGGTCCTCGCGGTCGAACTCGTGGCCGCGTATCCGGTCTCGATGCTCGGCGTCGTCTTGGTCCTCGTGGCCCTCCAACTCGGTCGGACGAGCCTCGAAGCGGCGACCGACTACCCGCTGGTGGTCGCCGTCGGTCTCTGTGGGCTCTTCTTCGACCTCGGCCTCGCGTTCGTCTGTGGCATCGCCGCCTATCACCTGCTTCGGTGGCGGCGTGGCTGA
- a CDS encoding redox-regulated ATPase YchF, which translates to MLSLALAGKPNAGKSTFYTAATMADVDVANYPFTTIDANRGITYARARCPCLDRDERCGNCEDGKRYVAVELVDVAGLVPGAHEGRGLGNQFLDELTNADAILNVVDASGGTNEEGEPVEVGAYDPIAEVDFIREEMDQWLAGIIDRNWEGVERKSRSPDFDIDEALADLLTGFGASEYDVAAALRTLDYPTDPIQWTDAEREALAREIRERTKPLVLVANKADIAPSENLRRIAEHETLSVVATADGELALRRGAEAGIVEYDPGDEEFTIVGDLTGGQRNGLEQIREVMAEYGGTGVQQAIDTAVYDLLDHITVYPVQNESKWTDGQGETLPDAFLVPRGSTPKDLAYAVHSDIGDGYLHAVDARSNRRISESYELEEGDVIKIVSTAT; encoded by the coding sequence ATGCTCTCTCTCGCGCTCGCTGGGAAGCCCAACGCGGGCAAGTCCACGTTCTACACGGCGGCCACGATGGCCGACGTCGACGTCGCCAACTACCCCTTCACGACCATCGACGCGAACCGGGGCATCACCTACGCCCGGGCGCGCTGTCCGTGTCTCGACCGCGACGAGCGGTGTGGCAACTGCGAGGACGGCAAACGGTACGTGGCCGTCGAACTGGTCGACGTCGCGGGGCTCGTCCCCGGGGCGCACGAGGGGCGAGGGCTGGGTAATCAGTTCCTCGACGAACTCACGAACGCCGACGCCATCCTCAACGTCGTCGACGCCTCCGGCGGCACGAACGAGGAGGGCGAACCCGTCGAGGTGGGGGCGTACGACCCCATAGCGGAAGTGGACTTCATCAGGGAGGAGATGGACCAGTGGCTGGCCGGCATCATCGACCGCAACTGGGAGGGGGTCGAGCGGAAGTCCCGGTCGCCCGACTTCGACATCGACGAGGCGCTCGCCGACCTCCTCACCGGGTTCGGCGCGTCGGAGTACGACGTCGCCGCCGCGCTCCGGACGCTCGATTACCCGACCGACCCCATCCAGTGGACCGACGCGGAGCGAGAGGCGCTCGCCCGAGAGATCCGCGAGCGGACCAAGCCGCTCGTCCTCGTGGCGAACAAGGCCGACATCGCACCGTCCGAAAACCTCCGGCGCATCGCCGAGCACGAGACGCTCTCGGTCGTGGCGACCGCCGACGGCGAACTCGCGCTCAGGCGAGGCGCGGAGGCGGGTATCGTCGAGTACGACCCCGGCGACGAGGAGTTCACCATCGTCGGCGACCTCACCGGCGGGCAGCGAAACGGACTCGAACAGATACGTGAGGTCATGGCCGAGTACGGCGGGACGGGCGTCCAGCAGGCCATCGACACCGCCGTCTACGACCTGCTCGACCACATCACCGTCTACCCCGTGCAGAACGAGTCGAAGTGGACCGACGGGCAGGGCGAGACCCTCCCCGACGCCTTCTTGGTACCGCGGGGGTCGACGCCGAAGGACCTCGCGTACGCCGTCCACTCCGACATCGGCGACGGCTACCTCCACGCCGTCGACGCCCGGTCGAACCGGCGGATCAGCGAGTCCTACGAGTTGGAAGAGGGCGACGTGATCAAGATCGTCAGTACGGCGACGTGA
- a CDS encoding DUF4349 domain-containing protein yields MNRRRRHTVVTVLVVLMAVFAGCNGAAQSGGSGGGDGGAASTGAEYDAEATAQATEMAAESGGSGDDASSMQSIDSRALIRTGHVTLEVTDFERAERNLTQLVESRGGFVSDTQQQQRRVGERTYLMGTVVLRIPNERFSETFNDVQEEGEVIESSTSTEDVTEQLVDIEARLNNLRAQRDRLRTLYEQANDTESILQVERRLSEVQTEIERLEARKQALERRVAYSTITVDIREERPDRLGVDEKWYDIGFVGAFLESVNGVVVALRAGVVVLGYVLPYLIVLATPIGLVGGALAWRRGWWPFRREEKVVEDAPPAAEPVEASESEASTAESEPESESTADDADGERDRPDE; encoded by the coding sequence ATGAACCGACGCCGGCGACACACGGTCGTGACGGTCCTCGTGGTGCTTATGGCCGTCTTCGCGGGCTGTAACGGGGCAGCACAGAGCGGTGGGTCTGGTGGCGGTGACGGCGGCGCAGCCAGCACCGGTGCGGAGTACGACGCGGAAGCGACGGCGCAGGCCACCGAGATGGCCGCCGAATCGGGCGGGTCGGGTGACGACGCCTCGTCGATGCAGTCCATCGACTCGCGCGCGCTCATCCGGACCGGACACGTGACTCTCGAAGTGACGGACTTCGAGCGGGCCGAGCGGAACCTCACCCAACTGGTCGAGTCGCGCGGCGGCTTCGTCTCCGACACCCAACAACAACAGCGCCGCGTCGGCGAGCGGACGTACCTGATGGGGACCGTCGTCCTCCGGATCCCGAACGAGCGGTTCAGCGAGACGTTCAACGACGTCCAAGAGGAGGGTGAAGTCATCGAGTCGTCGACCTCGACCGAGGACGTCACCGAACAGTTGGTCGACATCGAGGCGCGACTGAACAACCTCCGCGCCCAGCGCGACCGCCTCCGGACGCTGTACGAGCAGGCGAACGACACCGAGTCAATCCTCCAGGTCGAGCGCCGACTCTCGGAAGTACAGACGGAAATCGAGCGACTGGAGGCGCGGAAGCAGGCGCTCGAACGCCGGGTGGCGTACTCGACCATCACCGTCGACATCCGGGAGGAACGGCCCGACCGCCTCGGCGTCGACGAGAAGTGGTACGACATCGGCTTCGTCGGCGCGTTCCTCGAATCGGTGAACGGTGTCGTCGTCGCCCTGCGTGCCGGCGTCGTCGTCCTCGGGTACGTCCTTCCGTACCTCATCGTCCTCGCGACGCCCATCGGCCTCGTCGGCGGTGCCCTCGCGTGGCGGCGCGGGTGGTGGCCCTTCCGGCGGGAAGAGAAGGTCGTCGAGGACGCGCCGCCGGCGGCCGAACCCGTCGAGGCGTCGGAGTCAGAGGCGTCGACGGCCGAATCGGAACCGGAGTCGGAGTCGACCGCTGACGACGCCGACGGGGAGCGGGACCGACCCGACGAGTGA
- a CDS encoding sensor histidine kinase, with product MNVRGEVDTRVLWVGVDADVGESPGEFDVRRVATAAEACALLDDTLADSWYPDCVVGGVLSGRGDDGDADGDDTGDDGLGFLRRVDEHTHGVATVFAPGTEGSERLAARAVAAGITGYCPADESLEEAVRTALERVDSDRGQGHDVDRRYRMLAENLPNGAVALYDRELRYLVVGGTVFDDLPLDRDHLEGERFEDAHSPAFVERYGALYRAALDGEHSDFEFTYAGRTFRGHTVPVRDRAGAVVAGMALTQDVTTEHAQRARLERQNRRLDRFASIVSHDLRTPVNVVEGSLVLLREAAHEGDEATVDQNAERISRACRQMTDIIDNVLTLARQPDAVDDPADVAFVETVRSVWTLIDSRGTDLVVDAGEDVTVRADESALRRLLENLLSNAVTHGKTDRGDEATVRVEWFDGDVPGFAVSDDGPGLAPEERDRAFDWGYTTDEGGVGFGLGIVQGVAEAHGWTVSAGESRSGGARFEVRGVDHVAPADGAAAERER from the coding sequence ATGAACGTGCGGGGGGAGGTAGACACGCGCGTCCTCTGGGTGGGGGTCGACGCCGATGTCGGGGAGAGCCCGGGGGAATTCGATGTTCGACGCGTCGCAACGGCCGCGGAAGCGTGCGCTCTCCTCGACGACACTCTCGCCGACTCGTGGTATCCCGACTGTGTCGTGGGCGGCGTCCTGTCGGGACGGGGAGACGACGGAGACGCCGATGGCGACGATACCGGCGACGACGGCCTCGGCTTCCTCCGGCGGGTCGACGAACACACCCACGGGGTCGCGACCGTCTTCGCTCCCGGGACCGAGGGGAGCGAGCGACTGGCGGCCCGGGCCGTCGCCGCCGGAATCACCGGCTACTGTCCCGCGGACGAGTCACTGGAGGAGGCAGTCCGGACGGCGCTCGAACGGGTCGATTCCGACCGAGGACAGGGGCACGACGTCGACCGCCGGTACCGAATGCTCGCGGAGAACCTGCCGAACGGCGCGGTCGCGCTGTACGACCGGGAACTCCGGTATCTCGTCGTCGGGGGGACCGTGTTCGACGACCTCCCGCTCGACCGGGACCACCTGGAGGGCGAGCGGTTCGAAGACGCACACTCGCCCGCCTTTGTCGAACGGTACGGCGCGCTGTACCGGGCGGCGCTCGACGGCGAACACTCCGATTTCGAGTTCACCTACGCGGGTCGCACCTTCCGCGGTCACACGGTTCCCGTCCGCGACCGGGCCGGCGCGGTCGTCGCCGGCATGGCGCTCACCCAAGACGTCACCACCGAACACGCACAGCGGGCCCGCCTCGAACGGCAGAACCGGCGGCTCGACCGCTTCGCGAGCATCGTGAGTCACGACCTTCGGACGCCGGTGAACGTCGTCGAGGGGTCGCTCGTGTTGCTCCGCGAGGCCGCACACGAGGGTGACGAGGCGACCGTCGACCAGAACGCCGAGCGCATCTCGCGGGCGTGTCGGCAGATGACCGACATCATCGACAACGTCCTGACGCTGGCCCGGCAACCGGACGCGGTCGACGATCCCGCCGACGTCGCGTTCGTCGAGACGGTACGGAGTGTGTGGACCCTCATCGACAGCCGCGGGACGGACCTCGTCGTCGACGCGGGCGAGGACGTCACCGTCCGCGCCGACGAGAGCGCGCTCCGAAGACTGCTCGAGAACCTCCTCTCGAACGCCGTCACGCACGGGAAGACGGACAGGGGCGACGAGGCGACCGTTCGCGTCGAGTGGTTCGACGGCGACGTCCCCGGGTTCGCCGTCTCCGACGACGGCCCGGGCCTCGCACCCGAAGAGCGCGACCGGGCCTTCGACTGGGGATACACGACGGACGAGGGGGGTGTCGGCTTCGGCCTCGGCATCGTTCAGGGGGTCGCGGAGGCACACGGATGGACCGTCTCGGCCGGCGAGAGCAGGAGCGGCGGCGCTCGATTCGAGGTGCGTGGCGTCGACCACGTCGCGCCGGCGGACGGTGCGGCCGCCGAACGGGAGCGGTGA
- a CDS encoding polymer-forming cytoskeletal protein, with amino-acid sequence MSLGTDPLDALEIPDGTTVEEHDLVTDRDVLVGGQSSVEFGVRGRNVMAGERVRFGGDIEADGDCRLDVWCQVAGNVLVGEDAYLGERVHIEGRLMVSGDLDIGDDVDIDEGFEASGWIVIRNPMPTLVFYFIVLSQLLRIGEKDAADEMAQALSSDGGQTPLVIPRGADVSDDAWRVSTPAHVGSDCRLHGNIRAASIEMGSGNNVFGSLRAKGDITVGSETRIHGDVTTRGGHVTIEEGARVLGDVSCGDLALHERATVDGTVRARGEMHIRRDDTSRDAE; translated from the coding sequence GTGTCACTCGGAACCGACCCGCTCGACGCCCTCGAGATCCCCGACGGAACGACCGTCGAGGAGCACGACCTCGTCACCGACCGTGACGTGCTCGTCGGCGGGCAGAGTTCCGTGGAGTTCGGGGTCCGCGGCCGGAACGTGATGGCGGGCGAGCGCGTCCGCTTCGGCGGCGACATCGAGGCCGACGGCGACTGCCGTCTCGACGTCTGGTGTCAGGTGGCCGGAAACGTGCTCGTCGGCGAGGACGCCTATCTAGGAGAACGTGTCCACATCGAGGGCCGCCTGATGGTCTCGGGCGACCTGGACATCGGCGACGACGTCGACATCGACGAGGGGTTCGAAGCGAGCGGCTGGATCGTTATTCGGAACCCCATGCCGACGCTCGTCTTCTACTTCATCGTCCTCTCGCAGTTACTTCGAATCGGCGAGAAGGACGCCGCCGACGAGATGGCGCAGGCGCTCTCGTCCGATGGAGGCCAGACCCCACTGGTCATCCCCCGCGGCGCCGACGTCTCCGACGACGCCTGGCGCGTCTCCACGCCCGCACACGTCGGCTCCGACTGCCGCTTACATGGGAATATCCGCGCCGCGAGCATCGAGATGGGGTCGGGCAACAACGTGTTCGGCAGCCTCCGCGCGAAGGGCGACATCACCGTCGGCTCCGAGACCCGGATCCACGGCGACGTCACGACCCGCGGCGGTCACGTGACCATCGAAGAGGGTGCGCGCGTCCTCGGCGACGTCTCCTGTGGCGACCTCGCTCTCCACGAGCGCGCGACGGTCGACGGCACCGTCCGCGCCCGCGGCGAGATGCACATCCGCCGCGACGACACCTCCCGCGACGCGGAGTGA